The segment ACGAGACATACCGCTCAAAGCGCGATCGGACATGGCCTACCTGCGTGAATACTCGACTTGGACGGCGGTCGGATGCAACCGCCGTCCTCGGCCGGAGGCCGCGCAACGGGCGTGCGCCACTACGTCATCGTGACCACTGTGATGGCCACGCTGGCGGCGGCTATCGCTGCGGCGGTTCCGGCGACCGCTGTGTTGACGGCCGCGGCGCCCCAGTTGCCGTTCTCCAAGGCCTTCGCTCGCTGGGCCACCTCGCTCGACCAGGCGAGCGGCGGACGCAGCGCAGGCAGGGCACCGCTCGCTGACAGCAACGCCGTCAGCACGGCGGTCCGTGCGTCCGGCTCCGCGCCGTCCACCAGCACCGCGCGGATCCGGCTGCGCAGCTCCTCCTCGTGGCGGGCGTCGTCAGTCGGCATCCTCGTCGAGCGGAACAGGCCCAGCACCCGCTTCTCTTCACGGCGGATCAGGCCGCGTTCCAGGAGCCGGTCGATCACCGGCTCTCGCAGGCGGGTGCCGATCTCGATGAGCAGCGTCTGCGCGAGGCGTGGCTTTTCTGCGACCTTGTCATACGCCTCCTGCAACAGTTGATCCGGCAGCGGGCCGTCGCCGGCCGCGTGGACCATCGGATTGTTCAGCGCTGGGTAGCCGCCGTCGGTCTCGATCCGGCCGAGCAGCGCGAGCTCGGCCAGGACAGCACCGCCGAGCGTGTAGTGCAGGGTCCCGGCTCCGGCCGGGATCCCGGTCTCGTCGTCCAGCAGTAGCAGCATCAGGTCTTCGACGATCAGCATGGTCACAACCAGTCGTGTTCGCGGGCGTAACGCGCCGCCTCGTGGCGGGTCTGCGTCTGGGTTTTCTGCATGGCGTTGGAGAGGTAGTTGCGGACGGTGCCCTGTGCCAGGTGCAACCGTGCGGCGATGTCGGCGACCGAGTAGCCCTCGCTGGTCTCCCGCAGCACGTCAAGCTCGCGGTCGGTGAGCGGGCAGTCGTCGATGACCGCGAGCGCGGAAACGTCCGGGTCGATCCATCGTTTGCCGGCGCGCAGGGTGTCGATCACGGTGGCGATGTGGGCGGGCTCCGCGGACTTCGTGACGAAGCCCTGCACCCCCAGCTTGAGGGCCTTGCGCAGCACGCCGGGCCGGGCATGGCGGGTCAGCATGAGGACGGCCTGCTGAGGCAGCGCCTGGCGGATCTCCGCGACTGCGCCGAGCCCGTCGACGTTCGGCATTTCCAGGTCGATGACGAGCACGTCGGGCCGGTGGCGCAGAGTGGCTTCCACGGCGCTGTCACCGTCTTCCGCCTCCGCGAGAACAGTGATGTCGCCCTCCAGCGGAAGCAGCGCGGCAAGAGCTTTGCGCAACAGCGCCTCGTCGTCGGCGAGCACCACGGTCGTCATCCGGCTCCTCCCCCGCTGAACGCCGCGGCTGTCACGAACTCCCCGTCCCGCTGCTCGACGGTCAGCTCTCCGCCGTCGCCGGCCACTCGCTGCCGCAGCGCTGACAGGCCCCGCAACTCAGGCAACGCCTCCCCCTGCACGCCGTCGTTGACGATGGTGATACCCAACTCGGCCAGGGTGATCCGCACCTGCGACGCCTGCGCGTGCCGCAGAATGTTCGTCGTCGTCTCGCGCAACACCTGGCCCAGCAGCTCGCTCACGCGCGCGTCAGCGTCGGCTTCCCGCGTGATCCGGACGCGAATGCCGGCCGCCTCGAAGAGGTTCTTCGCATTCTCCAGCTCCGCCGTCAGATTGAGCCTGCGTTGTGCGTACGCAAGCTCCTTCGTCTGTGTGATCGTGTCGCTGACCAGCGCGCGGATCTCGCGCAGCTCCTGCTCTGCCCGATGCGGGTCGGTGTGCACCAGCTTCTCGGCCAGCGTGGTCTTCAGCTTGACCACATGCAGCGTGTGGCCCTGAATGTCGTGCAGGTCGCCGGCGAACCGGACGCGCTCACGGATGACCGCCAGCTCGGCCTCACGCTGCCGGGACTGCTCGAGCTCGCGAACCACGTCATAGAACTGCTCGTTGGGGAACTGGAGGGCGGTGACCACGATGGTGATGCCGGTGGGCACCAACAGGTAGGAGATCAGGTCGCCGCGGATGTCGCCGGAGAGCAGCAGGAGCCGTGACGCTCCCACCGCGGCGACGTAGACGATGAGCGCGGCCGCTGCGACGCCGCGCTGGCGCGGCAGGCGGGGCGCGATAAGCGAGCCCACCACGCACAGCCCCCAGAACGCGTTGGGGCTGTCGGTCACGAGGG is part of the Actinoplanes sp. NBC_00393 genome and harbors:
- a CDS encoding GOLPH3/VPS74 family protein — translated: MLIVEDLMLLLLDDETGIPAGAGTLHYTLGGAVLAELALLGRIETDGGYPALNNPMVHAAGDGPLPDQLLQEAYDKVAEKPRLAQTLLIEIGTRLREPVIDRLLERGLIRREEKRVLGLFRSTRMPTDDARHEEELRSRIRAVLVDGAEPDARTAVLTALLSASGALPALRPPLAWSSEVAQRAKALENGNWGAAAVNTAVAGTAAAIAAASVAITVVTMT
- a CDS encoding response regulator transcription factor gives rise to the protein MTTVVLADDEALLRKALAALLPLEGDITVLAEAEDGDSAVEATLRHRPDVLVIDLEMPNVDGLGAVAEIRQALPQQAVLMLTRHARPGVLRKALKLGVQGFVTKSAEPAHIATVIDTLRAGKRWIDPDVSALAVIDDCPLTDRELDVLRETSEGYSVADIAARLHLAQGTVRNYLSNAMQKTQTQTRHEAARYAREHDWL
- a CDS encoding sensor histidine kinase — protein: MTGVVAMPSMTPAGALFEQCRDVTPGYDVVSLVGAPGAPNTGRVNARSVQLTEPTRGRLHRLNIALMLPILAVAGAFVVVFDADTWWDAVVLSLGVAAALVAAERWAAGDLVRPRVAIPCLLVTAVVWPFGALVTDSPNAFWGLCVVGSLIAPRLPRQRGVAAAALIVYVAAVGASRLLLLSGDIRGDLISYLLVPTGITIVVTALQFPNEQFYDVVRELEQSRQREAELAVIRERVRFAGDLHDIQGHTLHVVKLKTTLAEKLVHTDPHRAEQELREIRALVSDTITQTKELAYAQRRLNLTAELENAKNLFEAAGIRVRITREADADARVSELLGQVLRETTTNILRHAQASQVRITLAELGITIVNDGVQGEALPELRGLSALRQRVAGDGGELTVEQRDGEFVTAAAFSGGGAG